The Colias croceus chromosome 2, ilColCroc2.1 region aagaaacaaacaaaactagACATGGATGTAAATGAAATGTcgatttattaatgttttaggAATAAATTGCAattcatatattattctttatgctttattttattagataaatctaaaatgaacaaaaaataaataaatatcaaaataaaaatagtataaataaatagatagataCTTTTAATATATGTGTGTGCTGAATAAGAAATGCATGGGGGTAAAACTTGTGAGTAAGAGCGTTAGATTACAGATCTAATCAAATTTTCCGTTTGTTGAAAAGACAAAGAAAGTaaccattttttaataattttcttggCCTTTGCGACCCCACTCTGCCTAATAGAATGCAATGCCTGGTTGACGCGGTTATATATAAGCGGGTGTAGGAATTGACTAAACCGTTTGGCAAAGGAGGTAGTAACCTGAGGTAaaggaattttataaattctattgTTGAGTAAGTTAGCGTGATCACTTGAAGagagaatatttttatgggTTAGTAATGCTacattaagaataaataattttctggCGCTCAACAATCCAGTCTCCTTATAAAGTAAGTCAGTTGGGTAGCGGATAGGGAGATGCAGCATAACCTTTAACACAGCTCTTTGTGCTCTTTCCAGAACCAATAATTTTGAGGAACCGCAACCACCCCAAACACAGatacaataactaattatagGTTCACATAAAGCTATATATATTCTCCTGAGTAACTCGTATTTAGCGACAGAGCGTAGGTGTTTCATGGGGTATATTAGTTTACGAACTCTTGCAGTTGTTGCATGTATGTGGCCTTCAAAGTTTAACTTATCATCCAATATTACGCCCAGATATTTAATGGAATGCGCGTTACTGATTGTGTTATTACAGCGACATGGAGGAACTGGATGAGACAAGGAAGAAATATTGCACGAATGAAAAGACAGATCCGGAAGTGATGAAGGTTGTGAAGCTGCAGTTTTGTGAAAACatagatattttgttttagcGGCATTGAGAGTAAGTAAATTGTTGTTTAACCAGTAAGCAATCTTTGACATTCCCTCTTTTGTTATGTCAAAGACTTTGTCCCAAGAAGTATCTTGAAAAATAATAGCTGTATCATCCGCGTAGCAGATAATATCAGCATTTCTCAACCCAACGTTGGCGATATTATTAAGATATACTAAGAAGAGGGTAGGACCTAAAATACTCCCCTGTGGCACGCCGAAAATTACTGGTGAAAGAGAGCTAAAAGTATCGCGATATTTGGTACATTGCTTTCTGTTCGAAAGATAACTTCTGAACCACTCCAAAGCTATACCTCTGATGCCATACCTCTCCAATTTCTTCAAAAGAATTGGTATTGACACTGTGTCAAAGGCCTTGGCTAAATCCAAAAATACTCCGACACAGGCCAAGCCCTTATCTAGAGAAGAGGACACAATATGAATAAGTTCAGATACGGCATCAACGGTAGATCTACCTGCACGAAATCCATATTGACGATTTGATAAGATGTTATTCTTTTCTAGGAAATCAACCATTCTgctattcataattttttctaAGACTTTCGAGATTGCACTGAGAAgagagataggtctataattatttaaatcttttttatcacCGCTTTTATGAATAGGAGATACGGCAGCTACCTTCCACCTATCCGGAAATACACCATGTGATAtacttaaattacaaatataagCAAGAGGAGCTGAGATGTACGgcttaatgtattttaataggCGGTTGGAAATACCATCTATACCCGTTGCACTGTTTGTTTTGAGATCAGTGATTATTTTCTCGATTTCAGTTTTGTCCGTAGGTACTATGAAGAATGAGTCTGGAAAGTCTTCAATGGAAACGTTAGAAGCCAGAGATTCCTGAGTTTCTCCAATACCGGTTAGAATATCATTAGCCAAGTTTTGACCTATTGCGCAAAAGTGATTATTGAAGTAATTCAAAGAATCCTGGATATTACCTTTAATGGCAGATATGGATGGGTTCTCTTTAGGGGACTGTAAATATGCGATATCTTTTATAGTATTCCAAAGCTTACTTggattattttgattttctgTGAGCATTTTCTCATTGTAACTATCTCGCAAtctcttaattaaattatgagaTTGCGAGATAGTTACAATGAGAAAATGCTAAATtacttaattgtattttagatgatcaatataataatatattaaacctTATTTTGGAGAAGAATTCTCAATATAACAACAAATTAGTACAACTAAATAATGCAAATAATACAGGCATAGTACAACGGCAATCAGTTGATTTTTaacgaattatttttatatgtccACAAACTATGTatgacaatataatattatgcactatTGTTTTGGGTAATCATTGTTatactttttctttttcaaatgtaaatataataatgaatgtaCGGAAATGTACcatcaaaataaaaaggaattgagactgtgatattatattattattgttaaagtttaatttgtgttttattttaacactaGCTGCGCTCTGTGGGTTCACCCGCGCCGAtcctctcctgttggttttagcatgatgatatacatatagcctatagtcttcctcgatgaatgggctatctaacaacgaaaagaatttttcaaattgggccattagttcctgagattagcgcgctcaaacaaacaattatagaTTTTCTCTTTTGCAGAATTAATAACATCTAGCCTTGTTTTGTAAAACATCAATCACTATGTTGAAGGTACATGtataatcttataatataaaaatgaatcgcaaaatgtgttggtaagcgcataacccgagaacggctgaaccgatttcgataattcttttttttattatattccttgaagtacgaggatggttcttatgtagagaaaacgtaaacatgtaccacgggcgaagccggggcagaccgctagcacatagttcaggatacatcgcccatttttgcaagtgactactatcaagctgattttccatttgtagctttattttgatgagacaccgaataatttcgtgtacgaaactctcgattgtggtagctaacagagataaccaggataaatttttttgatttgatggttctcaaatatttattacgcaatttgtaggacagtATGtctgtttaattatataaacattaactaagtgaaaacaaaaaaatcagcttgttagtaatcatttatgatgacctcgttatcaatacactttggaaagggggactctttgaacaaaccatagattttgtaggacacatattttttcgaataatttaggtaattatcttgagattgaacaaaaaaaattcattcagttagtaataaatatttgagaaccatcaaatcaaaaatttttatccgtgttatctctgttagctaccacaatcgagactttcgtacacgaaattttttgggcgtctcatcaaaataaagctacaaacggaaaattagcttgatagtagtcacttgcaaaaatgggcgatgtatcccgAACtaacagactaataataatatactacgtatacaacgctagtaacaaataaaaccCAACAACATAGTgtttcaataatatatttcagttAATACTTTTGTAAATCTTATAGTATGCATTTACAAAGATTCAAGACACTTTTCATTTTCACTAAACACTTTGTGGAAATACTTTACTTgtcagtatttattatttattaatcaacagcattcatataataaaatacattgtaAAATCCTAATATTTACAATTGATATGTTTTTAAGgaatgtaacaaataaataaactggaAGATCAATCTTTTTCACAACCacttactttatattattaatatgaatattctttatgtacataatatatgggcatatatatttttaaatacatataaaagtatataaataaatctaggCAACTTGCATTGAAGAGGGTCTCgtctttaaataaacataaacacaTATCAATATGAAAACAACCGCGACAGTGGGAAGGACTATTGTATGAATTTGTTGACGCATTTTCGCAAATTCTTGCTTCCTCTCGCGCTTTTGGCGAGCAGTTTCCTTTACTGGACCCTTGAGTTTCCTCATGTTGTacctaaaaagaaaaattatctAACTAAACTAGAAAGTTCCGACTACATTTACATATCAGTAGAAAATGtgattgtatttaaatttgttacaaaataatttataccttaataaattaaatttgacaaCAAGGAAGACAATTTGagaataaatgtaatatttgtgaaaatataataagatttaGTTGGAatttagaaacaaaataatacaagttTTTGTAAACACGTCAGCAGCGGAGTCGGTGTAATGTCACTTGTCAGTGTAATTCTGTCAATGTCATTCTCATTTAGTTTTTCATTGTTTAAATACGAGTCTTTTTgggtatattattaatattgatacaatattaattattattactgaaaaCTTCTGACTTTGTACCTAAGCTTTACAACCACAGTTTACaacatatttaacatttataatgtcTGAAATCGTTAAAATATATCCTTGATAATTAGAGCAACAGCACAACaataatgttatatattataactagcttaccgcccgcggcttcgcccgctttctctaaaacgatttgagatttaaactatcctatctctcaagttggatcgaactgcacatggtgggcgaattttattataatcggttaagtggtttaggagtccattgaggacaaacattgtgacacgagatttatatatattaaaagatgttaattaatat contains the following coding sequences:
- the LOC123702668 gene encoding single-pass membrane and coiled-coil domain-containing protein 4, producing MRKLKGPVKETARQKRERKQEFAKMRQQIHTIVLPTVAVVFILICVYVYLKTRPSSMQVA